A single Kryptolebias marmoratus isolate JLee-2015 linkage group LG7, ASM164957v2, whole genome shotgun sequence DNA region contains:
- the homezb gene encoding homeobox and leucine zipper encoding b has product MRQLAEGGHISPRQKTPDGGTQSSSDVEMPSRRASTIWNTPVCLPLLSESKKLLWVHSRQIDLPADLVAELDRAFDRFPYLTHRQTAALAQRCSLHPDQVKVWFMAQRLQYGISWDYKDICDVWNKFKSSDEDAEGNRGVQNRMDGEMQGSKRKQKEKGGEEKSPKEGRMTAQKVSANEKLERNTKPKQPTKKEEPRKEDEDKANTPKKRKTGAGMDEGRKKREKQDNHNEGASTVEVNSDKSENEGQAFTKTMGAVVYRRKKKAEREQMSNQMQTVSENHNEPDVPLSASVFVKPPTQTLNTNPLTENQTDPQHGADASSATSVTTPVNSGFEGKPEASAGLQEDLHTEAPNPDIAITDVQKLKELTAVTYSLAAADEPAVPTRSRCKTQPQLAMMKMAFLHCQYPDSEQYTWLAVLTEVPRHVLVQWYSDMRYSLKRARPRWMTEEQYKQALSNIKYHQYVSMRKMSKGRPYGSYTAWMRMLERCKSLEEKENEEASELKTESALHA; this is encoded by the coding sequence ATGAGACAGCTTGCTGAAGGAGGACACATCAGCCCGAGACAAAAGACACCTGATGGTGGGACTCAGTCGTCATCAGATGTCGAAATGCCTTCCAGGAGGGCGAGCACGATCTGGAACACCCCTGTGTGTCTCCCCCTGCTCTCTGAGAGTAAAAAGCTTTTGTGGGTGCACTCACGCCAGATTGACCTGCCGGCGGATTTGGTCGCAGAGCTGGACAGAGCCTTTGACAGGTTTCCGTATCTGACGCACAGACAGACCGCCGCGCTGGCCCAGCGCTGCTCCCTGCACCCAGACCAGGTGAAAGTGTGGTTCATGGCGCAGAGGCTCCAGTATGGTATCAGCTGGGACTATAAAGACATCTGTGATGTGTGGAACAAGTTCAAATCCAGCGACGAAGACGCTGAGGGAAATAGGGGCGTTCAAAACAGGATGGACGGAGAGATGCAAGGAAGCAAAAGGAAGCAGAAGgaaaaaggaggagaggagaagagtcCAAAGGAGGGACGAATGACAGCGCAAAAGGTGAGCGCTAATGAGAAACTGGAGAGAAATACAAAGCCGAAGCAACCAACGAAGAAGGAAGAGCCTCGAAAAGAGGATGAAGACAAAGCCAACACTCCAAAAAAGCGAAAAACAGGGGCGGGGATGGATGAGGGGAGAAAGAAGCGAGAGAAGCAAGATAACCACAATGAGGGAGCCTCGACAGTGGAGGTGAACTCGGATAAAAGTGAGAACGAGGGTCAAGCATTCACCAAGACTATGGGAGCTGTTGTCtacaggagaaaaaagaaagcggAGAGAGAACAAATGTCCAACCAGATGCAGACTGTCAGCGAGAACCACAATGAGCCAGATGTCCCACTGAGTGCcagtgtttttgtcaaacctccAACCCAAACTTTAAACACCAATCCTCTGACAGAGAACCAGACAGATCCACAGCACGGGGCTGACGCTTCCTCCGCCACCTCAGTCACGACCCCCGTGAACAGCGGCTTTGAGGGGAAACCTGAAGCCTCGGCTGGTTTGCAGGAAGATCTGCACACAGAGGCACCAAACCCAGACATTGCCATCACAGACgtacaaaaactgaaagagcTGACCGCCGTCACTTATAGTCTTGCTGCTGCAGACGAACCCGCCGTCCCCACTCGAAGCCGCTGCAAGACGCAGCCTCAGTTGGCCATGATGAAGATGGCGTTCCTGCACTGCCAGTACCCGGATAGCGAGCAGTACACCTGGCTGGCGGTGCTGACCGAGGTTCCCCGCCACGTTTTGGTTCAGTGGTACAGTGACATGCGCTACTCCCTCAAAAGAGCAAGGCCTCGCTGGATGACCGAGGAGCAGTACAAGCAGGCGCTGAGCAACATCAAGTACCATCAGTACGTCAGCATGCGGAAAATGTCAAAGGGGAGGCCGTATGGTAGCTACACGGCCTGGATGAGGATGCTCGAGCGGTGTAAAAGCTTAGAGGAGAAAGAAAACGAAGAAGCCTCAGAGCTGAAGACTGAATCAGCGCTTCACGCGTGA